TGATTGCGTTGTCGTGGCGTTCATACCAACGTTCGAGATTCACGCGAGCTCGCTCTAGCTCCTCGCCAGGGGTTGGCTCTATGTCGAGTAAATCCTCTTGTTGTGCAGCGGCGAGGCGCTCGGCGGCTTCGTAAACACGGTCCACCAGCGATTCAGAGCTTAAGAGCTGATTCAAAGCAGACCAGAATGTCTGGTCTGCGCGTTTGAGGTTAACACGTGGTCGATCGCAACCGCCTATTGCCTCGGGGCCGAAGGTGCGCCGTCGAATGCATGCGTAATAGGCATGGTCCGTCTTGTTGTGAGTGCTTGCGGCTCGCATTGGACTGCCGCAACTGCATTGCAAGACGCCAGAGAGGGCGTATCGACGTGTTGCGGTGGAAGCGTTGCCGCGTCCGGATTTGTGCAGGATTCGTGACTCTCGGATGGCTTGGGCACGTTGCCACTCTGCTTCGGATACCTGCGGCTCATGCGACCACAGGGGATTCTCGTTCAACTCGATGCGCGTTCCCCGCTCATGGCAGTGGTACAAATCCTGTTACGACTGGATGAGGAATGGGAGGGATGGATCGTTGCTTATTCGTCCCGGTCGTACCGATTACTGGGAAGGTGTGATTCACTTCTGTGAGCCAGAGGAGTTTGCAGCCATCCACCGAGACGACCGGATTAAGGCCTGTTCGACCGGTTACTTTAAACGACCCGCTGTGTGTCTCACCGAAGCCACTCAAGGCAATTGGAGTGAATTACAGCGCGTGCATGGTCCCTTCGGCTACGTCTTCAGAAAACGACAGCTCATTGAGATTGGTGGAGCTCCTGCAATTTACATGCCCTATAACCTTCTTGAGGCTCAAAAGGTCATTGGTTTTAGCGACAAAGTAAAGCCCTTCGTCAATCTGCTCCACCTGCGCTCGACAGATTTATCAGGCCCACCACGCCACGATTACCTGCATGAACGCGAATGGAGGGTGCCGCATGACATTGTGTTTAACAATGCTGAACCTTTCGGGGTTATCGTTGACTGGAGCCAGTTTTCGATAGCAACGCCGAACTGGGAGCATGTGTGGAGCGCACTGATGCGCTTTGAGGAGCTAGATGGCGACGGTTCGCCTGAGTCGGTCGCGTCGACGCCATAGCGTAGAGTGGCTCTTGCATCCACGAGACTTGGCGCTATGTTGCATGTTGGTGTTGATCCCGAACAAGTTCGCAGTTTCATGTTTTCTGTAGGTGAATCGATAAGTGGATCAATCGAAGGCAAGGCGCCGAATGCAACTATGATGGGGGAGGGAGGTGTGGCATAAGAAATAAGGGTAGGGGATGGCGGTATAACCTCTGCTAGCCAACTACAAACCGGAGGGCACGGTGCTGATGTAGTATCTGGTACGTTCCGCGATCTCGACATCGCTTGACAGTGTGAATGTCGGTACCAAGTGTCTCATATTGCATGTAGCGGATGTTACCAAGCCTTTCCGTATCTGAGGTATGTGCTAATACGACGTTGAATTTTCGGGTTTCCAAAATAGTCTGAATGACGGGCTGTAAAGACACGATTGTGATCAATTACGTTTGCAAGCCAACGTTTCGGCTGCGAGGGGTAGCTCTCATCAGCGAGGATGTACTGTTGTTTAGTCCCCACAACCCAATCGTGCTGTCGGCCGAGGATTGGCTTGATGGCCAGATCCAGTCCACGTTGAAGCCAACGTGCGATCAGTCCATTATGTGACACAAGTTCACGCTGGAAGTTGCCCACGATCGGCAGAAATTGCGGAAATGGCTGATTCGGCTTTTCAAGCACCGCAGCAAGCCGATTGCTCTGCGGCGTCATCAATCGGCAGCCCGGTTGATTTAGGAACCACTTTGCTGAGTGCTGTGCTACGGCTAAGATGGCCGCTCGGGTCGGCCCTGCGGTGCCCGAATTGATTGCACGCAGCACTGAGAGCCCTTTAGCGACGCGACTGCCAGCCGTGAAGTAACCAACTCCGTTAGCACACGCCACGAGCGCGCCACGCTGGACAGGGAAAGCATCTTCATATAACGAAAGCCACTTACCAAGCAAGCCGCCACGGCTATGGGTAATTAGGTCCAGAGGCTGTTCGAATATGAAACCTCGCGGCAGGCGCGACTGGAGTGCGGCGGCGTTCGACTTGGCGTCCTCAGACAAGGTCGGATGATCGAATGCCAGAATCTGCGGGTACTTATTCCTGCTTGTCCCATATTGATCCGCTAGCCACGAGTTAGGTGCATCGGCGAGTAGGTGAGTAAATGCCTGTGTAGTGGACGAGAATGTCCCGTGTAGTATCAGAAGTGTAGGCACGTCTTTCCGGATGAGATCAGGGTAGGCTGGTATGAAGGTTCGCCTAGCGGGGTTCCATGTTAGCAACTCGTGTTTGTTGCCGAACAGGTGATAACTAATGCGGTCAACGATGCTCGTGCTGTCGCCATGGTTATAACGATTAAATGTTAGCACCTTAAGTACCATACGCTGCCGACCAAGCGCCTGGCCAAGCTGTACCATCTCATCATCGTCGTTGACGTCAGTCAGTATGTGAGATGGCAGCAGAGGGATGTCATAGATCAGACGGTCTCGATTCCGGCAGTCGTGACCTTTGGTTGGTTGTGGCTGAAGGTACTCAATGTCACTTTCGTCACGGGTCTTTCTGGTACGTCGGTTACTGTCGAGAGGCTCATGTTGGTAATAGATTAGCGCTCCTTGGTCGGGCCTCAGGAACAGAGTTAATCGCAGTTGAGGTAGGTGATTAGGATTGAACCGATCAGGAAGGCATTTCACAGCGCTGAAGACTACATTGTCGAGGTTAATAAATCTTTCGCGTACACGGTGCTTGCCCTCTCCACTTTCGGGCACGGTGGAGCGAATCAGCTCGATCTCGCGGCATGTGGCTTCAGTGGATTCGATAGGAACCGAATGGAGGTTGCCTTCGCGTGAGAACTGAATCTCTCCCCGCCATGCCAGTGGTGACCGACCATTGGCCATGCTCAACGTTGCCCAGCATAAGGGACTATCTTTGCCTGTTTCTCCCCGAATACGACGGCGGATGTGCCGCCTGGCCCTGGTGATATCCAACCTCCCTGCCTGTGACTCCGCTCCAAGTGCCAGCATCGGCGGCATCTCCCCAACCCGAATGTAAGACAAATTAGCTTGATTTGTGTCAACTTGAAATCGACGCATGGACGCCCCCTTCTAAAGTGGCCTAATGCATTTAGACGTGCTTGGAGAAGCAGCCATTGTAAGTAGGACGATACTGCTTGACGGTACGGCAGGTCAAGCTATTTCTGCACATCATCAACATGGTGGCATGCTTGGTATCGTTGACTCTACGCTCCACGTTGTGCATGGCACGCTGTGTGTACGGAAACTTGAGTCGCGGGGGAATAATCCGTGCGGTGCCTTTGTCGCCAGAGACCGCTACGGGCCAGGAGGTCCGCTGATCCTGCTGATCGAGCAAAGCTTCGTCGGCACCGACCAGCAACGTGCCCAACGTCGCGGCCTTGTGCGTCTGGCCGGCAGTAAGATGAAAGTGAAGCGGATGGCCGTGGGCGTCACAAAGCACATGGATTATGGTGGTCAGCAGCCGCGGCTTCGGTCCAGTGCGTAGTCCGTCGGCTCGTCCGGGTCCCTTTATTTCCGCCGCCCGAAGCGCAGTTGTGGGCCCGCGCCGCGGTGGCGTCGATGCACCACAGTTTGCCGTCGATCTCGACCTCGCATTGCATGTGTTGCAGCAACACCGCGAGGATTCCATAGGCGTTCCACTTATCGAACAGGCCGCACGCCGTGGCCCAAGCGTAGAACCTAGTGGGCAGGTCGCGCCACGGCAAGCCGGTGTTGAGAATCCAGTGCACACGCAAAGCCACCTGCCGGCGATCGCGAGGGCGGCCGTCCCGTGGCTTTGCGTGTGCCGAAAACAGATCAGCCACACGCAACAGTGCTCATCTGTGGGCCAATGTCGTTCCATGACGTGCCCGTTCAGAGGATGTGTTACTCTCTGGTATGGGCTCGACGAAGCCAAGTCCGACAAAACCAGGGTTAAAAAGTCCTTGCCATGATTGACGTACCGGGGGTATTGTAGGCGTCGCAGTCGAAAAGCGGCTGGGTGGCCTCCATGATCCAGGTGGTGCCTTGGAGGGAGTTACCAACTGAATATCAAACACAAATAAATAGTCATCAATCCAACCCGTATGGTAGTCCGACTTAGGTATTTTCCGACGCTCGGATGAGAGGATTCCGCCGGATACGATCACACTTGGCCATAGAGCCCATTCAGCTATCGGAGTTGGCGGGAGACAGGATATGGATGAGCACTAGGTGGCTCCATTCCTAAAACATAGAAACATTACCGGAGGGTAAGGTATGACGACTGTTGATGCTGTATTGAGAGTTGGCCAAAAACTAGATCATTATGCAGGGGTATGCATTATTCTAGGAGTGTTTGTATTGTTTGGCGGCAACGGGATCCTTAGCATTGGTGGCTACTCAATCGAATTGGCAAGGTATGCTCCCGCTTCCATTGGTACAATCGCCACGATGATTGGGGCGGTGCTAATCCTGGCTCCGCTTTACGTACTATTAGTGAAATGGTTAGGGTATCCAGCACAGAGAAGATTCTTGAATTGCGTATTTATAATACTACTCGTGTATTCTCTTGCGTACATCACCTATTCTAGTTTCTTTTCACGACCCGGTAATCCGGTGCATGAGTGGGGGTACTCTTTAAGCCAGAATCGATTCTGGATGGAGGTAGCAGCTAACGAATTGCGTCGCCATGAGGGACGTTCGCTCGTCTTGGTAGTGAAAAGTCCGGGATCTGAAACTGGCATCGGTCCGCATGTTACCTGGGTGAGGAATGATAGCTGGCAAGTTAGTCAGGGGGCATTTCGGTTTTCCGTGGATAATGTGAGTATCAAAAATGACGTGAGGCTTGGAGATCGGATTCAAGGGTTCTTATATTCTATTCCCAGAGACGCGTCGTTAGAAGAAGCACGTACTCTCTCCGACATTCAGGATGTGGGAGGGCAACAGCTGGCCTATCGATGGGCCACTGTGTCAATTCGTTCTTATTCTTTTGACGAATGGGAAAATGCACTTAACAGTATGCCCTCATCACTGTCAAGTGAGTTGGAAGCATATTTAAAGAACTATGGGCGAGACGTCGATAGCGCCCGTGACCTTGCCCCTTGAACCGAGACCGGGCTTTATGTATCTCTTCACTGGCTTGATTGCATATAGGAAAGGGCAATCGCGATGGCTTAAACACGTCACACGCCGGATTAGATCTTTGCCAAGCCGCCGAAAGCGGAGGTGCTGCTTGCTCGCGGCATGAAGGTGCCGGAAGTGGTGCTTCAAATCAGCGTGACGGAGCAGGCCTACTATTGCTGGCGCAATGAGAAGGGCGGGCTGTGCGCCGATTAGGCCAATCGCACGAAGGGTTTGGAGAAAGAGAATGCTCGGCTGAAGAAGCTGCTGGCCGATGTGTGCCCTGGACAACGACATTCTCAACTCGGCGCTGGACCCTTCCATCACGACCGGGATAAGCGTGGGCGTGTGCTGCACTGGCTGGTGATCGAGGACGAGTTCACGCACGAAGGTCTGGCAGTCGAGGTGCGCCGCTCGTTCAAGGCGATCGTTGGACATACCTCCGCTCCAGCCCGTGCATGTCCAGCTATAGAGTCAGCCATCAACCCTCCATGGCTCTAATCAAGGCAGGCACATATTGTCAGGCAGGTCACCCGTCTCCAAAACACCCGTTACCATTATCTCCTCCGCAGCTTTGGGGGGCGTCGATCAGGTTTCCCGTTCCCATAAATGTTGCGGCTGTCAATGTCAAAATGCTCAAAGCAATCAAAAATGATTTCATGATGATCCCCTTTGCGTGTCATTAACTTCCGCTTGTGATCTGCAAGTGTCAGCGTACTGAGATTACGTACGACTGGCGGGTTCTGAAGGTTCAATGTTCAAGCTGAGCACTTGATTTCAACCTAATACAGAATTATTGAATACATTGCTGGTGTCGGGGTAAATGATGCAATCGAAAGTCTTTGCGCGGTCTTGGGAAATGTAGATTGTGGCCTGCTGGATAATTTAGTGTCCCATTGATTGTGCGTAACTTTCACCCACCTGCCACGGCTTGCTCGGGCAGTGGGGGGAGGTAGCCGTGCTGCAGCAGATGACGCAGAGCGTGAGCGATCGTCTCCGTCGGGCTCAAGTTACGTAGCTTCAACGTGCGGAATGCGATGGCGAACCAGACCGGAGGCTGTGCGGCAAACTCGGCATCGACACCAGCGGCGACACGATCCTGCGCCAGCTTCGCGCCTTGCCGCTGGCAGTGGGGCATGCGGGCAGCGTCATCGGCGTCGACGACTTCGCATTTCGTCGAGGCCAGCGCTATGGCACCATCATCGTTGACCATGAATCAGGCGGCGTGATCGACCGGCTTCCGGATCGCACCAGCAGTTCTCTGGAAGGCTGGTTTGCTGCGCAACCGGCCTTGCCCGGACCTTCGGAGAGGCCGTTCGAGCGAAGGATGTCAATGCCCTGTCGGCGTGGACCGCGCATGCGACGCAGTCAGCATCCCCCAAGGCGAGGTACGGGTTCGCCGACGGGCTGATCCGGAACTGGCCGGAGGTAAAGGCGGAGGTCGGGCTGCCGTGGAGCAACGGCCGAACGGAAGGGCACGTGAACCGATTGAAGCTGATCAAGCGGAAGATATACGGTCGCGCCAAACTCGACCTGCTCAGAATTCGAGTCCTCGGCCATGAGCCATAGTTCGTTCGATCACGTCGATCGGCTCCGGTGCTGTCAGGTTTCATCGAGAGAAACTATGAAAGCCGGGTCTCCCGGCGGTGGTCCTGATTTGGGATCATCGTCCCATGTGTAGCGGGCTGATCGCGTGGATCGCCCAAGAACTTCAACCTGCACAAGGAGACCCGACATGAGCATGATTCTCGCCATTGACCTGGGCAAGTTCAAGAGTGTGGCCTGCAAATACCAGACCGCCACCGGTGAGCACACATTTCAGACGCTTCCAACTTCGCCCACAGCACTGCACGATCTGATCGTCGACATTCAGCCGACCCGCGTGGTGATCGAGATCGGCTCCGCAGCGGGCTGGATCAAGGATCTATGCGAAGCACTAAACGTGTCGATCGAGGTGGCCAATCCCAATCACGAGGCGTGGCGATGGAAGAACATCAAGCGCAAGACGGACAAGGACGATGCCTTGAAGCTGGCGCAGCTCTCGGTCATGGGTCAACTGCCCACGGTGACGTTGCCGAGCAAGAACGTGCGGCAGTGGCGCAGCTTCATCGCCTATCGTCGTTCGCAGCATTCCCCGCATGAGTTTCATTCGATAGCACATGTCTTGGCATCGATCTGGAAAAGTTGGTCGGATCGCTCCCGCGGTTGCACAAAGCACTCCCATCGCCGCGGCGCTGTCCCTTTCCGCACTGCGCATAACGTGGGCACGCCTTCCGTTGTGCGCAGTGCGGTCAGGCCGATGGAAACGGTTTCTTATTTCAATGGTCGCCCGCGACCTGCAGTCTCAGTTGGCGGATGGCGTCCCGCGACGTTTGATGAACATTAACGCGCCCAGCCCGACCAACCCCACCATTCCAGGTTCGGGGATCGGTGTGACCGAGCCATAGGTTGTTCCGATCCGCAGTTCATCTACGTTGAAGACACTGCTGCCGTAGTTCTGACGGGCATGCCAGAAATACACCGCGTCGAACGTATGATCGCCGGTCAGATCCTCGATAGCCGCATCGGCGGTTGAGGTATCAGGCGCTTCGTTGAGCTTCGGATTCAGCCAGAGGTAAGCGTTCGTTACGCCTTCCGTGTCTTGCGGATCGGGAAACTCGAACATGAGCAACACGAACGCAGGCGTGTCCCATGAGACATTGGTGTTCGAGGCCACACTGTCTCGTGCCGAGCGCAACGACCAGACGCCATCAAATCCGCCGATACGGAACGTGACGTTGCCGGCGCTGGTCGGGTTGCCGAAGCCAAGGTCCAGAATGGTGTTGCTCACCGATCCCGTCGGATCAGCCAGATAGCTTAACCAGAGTTGGCCACCGTCCGCGCCGAGGTTGGGGGAGGCATCCGTCGGCGTGGCGTATCGCACTGCTCGCCCATGCGTCGAAGCATTCGTCGCGGAGATCACCGCCCGGTTGCCCGAAGTCACCAGTTCATTGCCATCACCGTCGGTGTAAGACATAGATGCCTCACCCACCGTCGCGGTGTTGTACGCCCAGCCGCGTCTGGACGACGAAGACCCATCCCCCTCCACCGGCCAACCGACCCCTCCATCCTGCCCTTGAAGTAACTCCTCGGCCGAGTAGTCAAACCCCTCGTAGAGCAACAACTCAGCCTCCGCGCTCGACGACATGCCCAGCACGCCAACGAGTATGCCGGTCATGACTACTTTGCCGCTTCGGATTGTTCGATGCCTTCTCATTGTGTGTTTCTCCTCTGTTAAAGACAAATATGATGATCGACTCGTTCCAGACCAATCCCGCTGCCAATCCCCCGCCTTAAAAAAAGCCGTCCGTGACGCCGATGCGTTCCAGAATCCTGGTCCGCGTCGGGCCCGTGCCACATCCAGGAACTCCCATGCAGTCTTACCGATAGGCATCCTCGCCCGGCACCATGCTGTACCACCCGTCTTCCACACCGATATTGTCCGGGTCCTTGCGGAACTCCCATGATTGTGCAAACTCAATGCGCCCACCGTCCTGGTAGACCTCCACCGGTTTGTGAATGCCGGCGTTGCCGTCGGAGGCGTGCATACGCACAATCAACAGGTTTTCGCCATCCACAAGGTCCTCGGGTTCGACCGTGATGACGAAGGGCACGTTCCACAGTTCGACCGCTGGCCGCCCTTCCGATTCCGCCGTATGTTCGCCCACGAGTTTGCCGTTCACGTAAACCCAAGCCTGCTCGTCTACCGCGCCAAAACGAATCTCCACCGGACGATCGAGCCGGTGACCAGGAATACTGAATGTATTGCGATACCAACCATGCCCGAGGTATGGGCCGACGTCCGTGTGTGCGAGAAACGCCGGGACCTGCACAGCTTCGTACTCGTCGAAACGCGGGCGATCCTGCACAATGTCCTGGCCGCTGGTCAATTGATCGATCTGCGCGCCGTACTGCCGCCGTTCAATACGGACGGCACTGAGATAGTTCGAAATGAAGTCACCTTCATGCGCACGTCGAAAGGACACCAGGTCATGGATAGCCTGTTGTGCCGCCGGTGCATGGCCTGGGTCGTTAATGTAGCCTTGAATCGCATCCACCATTTGAACCGCCAGCTTGGCATGCATCAGGCCAGTCTGGAGGAACTCAACACGTTGCGCATACTCAGGCAATGAGTCGGTCACGGCCTCGCGCAACGCCCGGTCCAGCAATCGCTCGGCGTGGGCGAAAATTTCCTCAGAATACTGTTGGGACGCCGTCGCCGGACTGCTCCACATGTTGTTCCATCGCCCCTCGGAGAGCAGACGATGGTTGTGCTGCTCCCAGAAGTCGAAGTACGTTTCCACATGCTTCGCCGCGGGCCCGAACGCGCTGTAGTACTCGCGCTTGATCTCGTTGATTGAAAGCTCCGGCTTCAAGTACAAGCGTGCGTACATGTAATGTTCAGGCCCTCGCGTCGCAAACTGGCCACGATAGGACATACACACCGTCGTCATGCCATGCTCATATGCAAACTTGAAAAACTCGCCGCCCTGTCGCGTACTGATATGTGGCATGACATATCCGCCCAACTCCCAGTTCGGTCGATAGCCGAGTTTCGCGCCGGTGGCTTTCCATCCCAGCCATTGTCGCTTCATCCACGCCAGACGCTGCGGGTCGGTCGGGAACCAGATCGTAGAGCCTTGCCCCCATGGACAGAACTCGAGATACACATTCTGGTCCAACTGAATATCAACACTGGGGGCCGGAAAGTAGCCCATGTAGATGTAGGCAATGATCTCAACATTCGGATTACTATCCTTCGCAAGTTCGTAGACGGCGTTGTAGAACCGCGCATATCGGTTCGACACAATCCGACCGGTCATGAATGCATCATTGGGGTGCGGCTCGTCCCATGCTAAGCAGTTCTCACATTGACAGGTGGCGTAATGATCCTTGGCCCCCAGACGCAGCACATCACCGCCGTCCCATATTTCGTCGACGATGAATCGGTGGAGGTCAGGATTCGACATGCACGGGTCTACACGCATGGAGTTCGGGCTGTAGTGCCCCCTCCGTCCTGATTCATCCATCATGAAAAATTCGGGATGTTCCTTGCCATACTCCTGCCACCAGGTTTTCATATTGTGACTCACCCGCCCGTGCACAACGTATTGTTCGCGGTTCAGACGAGTGCCCATCCGGTGCCGGCGAAGGAATATTGCCGTCTCTTTTGCAAATTCCTCCAACCCTTCATCGGAGAATGCGAGCTGCTTGTTCTCAGGCCTGTAGCGACGAATCGCACCTTCTATCGACTGACGCCAACGCATTCGGCGAAACTCTATGGCTGGCTGAATCACTTCGTCCAAATCATCAATCGACAGCGCATCCAATCGTGGAACATACGTCCCCAATGCGCCAGGCCAAAGCCAACGCACCCCCACATACCGCTCAAGCAACTCATAGACACCAAACAACGTGCCGCTGTATTGGTTCTGCTCATGAAGCGGGTCGGCCTCGGCATCTTCACGCCCTACTACGTATATATCGTTATCTATGGTTTGCAGAAGCGACGCCTCCAATGGCAGTTCGTCAATTGCAATACCTACCTTTCGAGCCGCGTGCGTGTCGCCGACATAGACGCGGACTGAGAACTGAGACAAGTCCGCCGCCTCTGTATGGATAGCCAGGCGGGCACCAGTAGCTTTCTCCACATGATGAACAAATTCTTCGGCGGCGTAGGCGGCCGTCAGGCTCGGCGACTCGGCAATAACCACAACTGCCGCCGTCTCCCCTTGATTAACAATCGTCACACTTGCCATCGACCTATTTGCGCCGCACGCAAGGACTCCCGCCAGCACCAGGCACTGAAGAACCGCGACGCCAGGGACGGAATGAAAAAGCCAGTTAAGGTACATAACGATCCTGCTCCGGTACAAACGATCTGTTCAGTAATCCACGATTCCTTCGGACCACACCTCATTGGCTCGGCGATTCGCAGAACATTCAACACACAATTGAGCCGCACATGTGACGTCCGCTTGCGGCTTTGCTTGAAACAAAACGTTAATCGATCTGATAGAACCAATCCGAAGGTGTGCCATCCGCAAGTCGGCCGCGGCCACCAAGATGGGCATATTGAACATCAGACCCCTCGTATTCGACCGCTTCGCCAATCCTTCTGGGGCGGGCTCGTTCGACGTGGCCGTCATGGAACAGGAGATTCACTGTGTTGCCGTGCCGAAGATGCGCCGTACCGTTGTTGTTTTGTACCCAGAGACTCCACATCGCGAATTGTCTCTCTGTGACGCCGTGATAGGTATCCGTCAGCAAGGGAAAGTTTGACGGTGATTGAACTCGTCGCATGGCAAGCACTTGCATTCTCGTACCATCGCCGACGGGAACCAGTTCGGCGAACGGATCCTGAGCAGCGGGAAACATTCGAATGCCGAATACTTCTTCATGGGCGGTTTCGCGGTCGACATTCTCGTCCCATCGGAACGGATCGTGCGATGGGCAAATAAGTGCATTCAGGTCCTGCGCGGTGTAACCTTGATCAGCCCATACCAGGGAGTAAAAGTGTGTGAAACTGCCACCGGGATCGTAGTGTCTGGCGAGCAAATATTCACTGTTGTCATCCTGATACATGGCGGCGGCAAGACCAGCCTGCCGCTGAAGACTGCCACAGGCGATGGCCCGCGCAGTTTCGCGGGCTGCACTGAGCGCGGGCAGCAGAATCGCGACAAGCAATGCGATAATCGAAATCACCACAAGAAGTTCAATTAAGGTAAATGCTTTGGTGCCTATCATGATAATACTCTTCTTCGTTGGCGTTTCCGTGCATGCGGGTTCCGCCCAGCACTATGACGCCGAGATGTTTACGCTACATGAAAGTACGACTTGATCCCGCTGAATCAGGTTTCCAATTGGCACGACCCCGTCTTGCCGGATCTGAAGAAGCCCGAACAACCAGCTCCGGCAACAAGAGTCGATTTTCCAGCGACGTCTTCTTTTGGCCTGATTTCAACTGATCGATCAGCATTTCGACTGCGATGCGACCAATGCCTGCGGGCTGGCAAACCGTTGACAATGGAACCGCAAGGTGAGCCGCAAACGCCTGACCGTCGAAACCGATCACAGCCACATCCTCCGGGACGCGCACACCAGCATGCGTCAGGACATCCATCGCTGTTAGCGCCACCTGATCAGATGTCGCCACCACGCCGTCGACGA
This region of Phycisphaerales bacterium AB-hyl4 genomic DNA includes:
- a CDS encoding transposase — its product is MADLFSAHAKPRDGRPRDRRQVALRVHWILNTGLPWRDLPTRFYAWATACGLFDKWNAYGILAVLLQHMQCEVEIDGKLWCIDATAARAHNCASGGGNKGTRTSRRTTHWTEAAAADHHNPCAL
- a CDS encoding transposase; the encoded protein is MGHAGSVIGVDDFAFRRGQRYGTIIVDHESGGVIDRLPDRTSSSLEGWFAAQPALPGPSERPFERRMSMPCRRGPRMRRSQHPPRRGTGSPTG
- a CDS encoding transposase, with product MSMILAIDLGKFKSVACKYQTATGEHTFQTLPTSPTALHDLIVDIQPTRVVIEIGSAAGWIKDLCEALNVSIEVANPNHEAWRWKNIKRKTDKDDALKLAQLSVMGQLPTVTLPSKNVRQWRSFIAYRRSQHSPHEFHSIAHVLASIWKSWSDRSRGCTKHSHRRGAVPFRTAHNVGTPSVVRSAVRPMETVSYFNGRPRPAVSVGGWRPATFDEH
- a CDS encoding DUF4838 domain-containing protein — translated: MASVTIVNQGETAAVVVIAESPSLTAAYAAEEFVHHVEKATGARLAIHTEAADLSQFSVRVYVGDTHAARKVGIAIDELPLEASLLQTIDNDIYVVGREDAEADPLHEQNQYSGTLFGVYELLERYVGVRWLWPGALGTYVPRLDALSIDDLDEVIQPAIEFRRMRWRQSIEGAIRRYRPENKQLAFSDEGLEEFAKETAIFLRRHRMGTRLNREQYVVHGRVSHNMKTWWQEYGKEHPEFFMMDESGRRGHYSPNSMRVDPCMSNPDLHRFIVDEIWDGGDVLRLGAKDHYATCQCENCLAWDEPHPNDAFMTGRIVSNRYARFYNAVYELAKDSNPNVEIIAYIYMGYFPAPSVDIQLDQNVYLEFCPWGQGSTIWFPTDPQRLAWMKRQWLGWKATGAKLGYRPNWELGGYVMPHISTRQGGEFFKFAYEHGMTTVCMSYRGQFATRGPEHYMYARLYLKPELSINEIKREYYSAFGPAAKHVETYFDFWEQHNHRLLSEGRWNNMWSSPATASQQYSEEIFAHAERLLDRALREAVTDSLPEYAQRVEFLQTGLMHAKLAVQMVDAIQGYINDPGHAPAAQQAIHDLVSFRRAHEGDFISNYLSAVRIERRQYGAQIDQLTSGQDIVQDRPRFDEYEAVQVPAFLAHTDVGPYLGHGWYRNTFSIPGHRLDRPVEIRFGAVDEQAWVYVNGKLVGEHTAESEGRPAVELWNVPFVITVEPEDLVDGENLLIVRMHASDGNAGIHKPVEVYQDGGRIEFAQSWEFRKDPDNIGVEDGWYSMVPGEDAYR
- a CDS encoding prepilin-type N-terminal cleavage/methylation domain-containing protein yields the protein MIGTKAFTLIELLVVISIIALLVAILLPALSAARETARAIACGSLQRQAGLAAAMYQDDNSEYLLARHYDPGGSFTHFYSLVWADQGYTAQDLNALICPSHDPFRWDENVDRETAHEEVFGIRMFPAAQDPFAELVPVGDGTRMQVLAMRRVQSPSNFPLLTDTYHGVTERQFAMWSLWVQNNNGTAHLRHGNTVNLLFHDGHVERARPRRIGEAVEYEGSDVQYAHLGGRGRLADGTPSDWFYQID